In Mustela lutreola isolate mMusLut2 chromosome 1, mMusLut2.pri, whole genome shotgun sequence, one genomic interval encodes:
- the MUC15 gene encoding mucin-15 produces the protein MLTSAKILLISNLFSLLLIGSHGKESLERNTTQSIAAGSKTMENESVPLESFRNLSSNKENRETSNPEASNSSLWDPLNKHHGTTDVFSNSSTNNISRNPRPMPTSPTSHPLIHSSVSKLSWNSSIANENSLPVSAPPKATSAVSSEKFTWSSASDTIKTPDNSSISVSILPIAPNITSVTPMVTKSDEWLTTSNDSFIGFNPYRETTTLQPTLKFTNNSKIFSNTSDPQEENKNTGVVFGAILGAILGASLLSLVGYLLCGKRKTDSFSHRRLYDDRNEPVLRLDNAPEPYDASFGNSSYYNSTVNDSSVPAGQENARDGIPMDDIPQLRTSV, from the exons ATGTTGACCTCAGCCAAAATTCTATTGATTTCAAATTTGTTTAGTTTACTATTAATTGGAAGCCATGGGAAAGAAAGTCTAGAGAGAAACACAACACAAAGCATTGCAGCAGGCtcaaaaacaatggaaaatgaaTCTGTTCCTTTGGAAAGTTTTAGAAATTTAagctcaaataaagaaaatagagaaacctCCAATCCTGAGGCAAGTAATTCCTCTCTTTGGGACCCATTAAATAAACACCATGGAACAACAGACGTCTTCAGCAATTCATCAACGAACAACATTTCTAGGAACCCAAGACCCATGCCTACGTCTCCCACAAGCCATCCTCTGATCCATAGCTCTGTTTCTAAATTGTCTTGGAACTCATCCATAGCAAATGAAAATTCTCTTCCAGTCTCAGCACCTCCCAAAGCTACATCTGCTGTATCTTCAGAAAAGTTCACTTGGTCTTCAGCCAGTGACACCATAAAAACTCCTGACAACAGTTCCATTTCAGTTAGCATCCTCCCTATAGCACCAAACATCACATCTGTGACTCCCATGGTAACAAAATCAGATGAATGGCTCACCACATCCAATGACAGCTTCATAGGGTTTAACCCCTACCGAGAAACAACAACTTTACAGCCCACCTTAAAATTTACTAATAATTCAAAAATCTTCTCCAATACATCAGACCCCCAAGAag aaaataaaaatacaggagtAGTATTTGGGGCCATTTTAGGTGCTATTCTGGGTGCTTCATTGCTTAGTCTTGTTGGCTACTTGCTGTGTGGAAAAAGGAAAACGGATTCATTTTCCCATCGACGACTTTATGATGACAGAAACGAACCAG tTCTGCGATTAGACAATGCACCAGAGCCTTATGATGCGAGTTTTGGGAATTCTAGTTATTACAACTCCACTGTGAATGATTCATCTGTGCCAGCAGGCCAAGAAAATGCACGGGACGGCATCCCTATGGATGACATACCTCAACTTCGTACCTCAGtataa